The window TGGTACCGACGCAGTTCCCTGGAACACCGGAGGCATTGTCCCAGTTCGATGTGGTTGTACTCTCCGATATCGGAGCGAACTCGCTGCAGCTGGCTCCCAGCGTGTTCGACCAATTCCGGGCCGGTGAGGATCGCCTTGTCGCGCTTCGTGATTGGGTGAGTTCCGGCGGTGCGCTGATGATGATCGGCGGGTATCTGTCGTTCTCGGGATTCCAGGCGCGAGCGGCTTTCCGTCAAACCGCAATCGCCGACGTCCTCCCTGTGACGATGTTGGCCGAGGACGATCGCGTCGAGACCCCGGCCGGAATCGTCCCGACCGTCGTGGATCCGGATCACCCCACACTGGGTGGCGCCGGCGCGACGTGGCCCGCGCTCCTCGGTTACAACCGCGTTGTCGCGAAAGACGGTGCAGTAGTTCCGGCAACGATCAACGGCGATCCGCTCGTCGCGGCCGGCGAGTACGGCGCTGGACGCTCGATCGTCTTCACCTCGGATTGCTCACCACACTGGGCCCCGCCGGAGTTCTGCGAGCAGTGGGCCGGTTATACCGACCTCTTCGACGGTCTGATCAGCTGGGTTGCCGGCGAATGAGTCGGTCTTCCGACCTGCTTGCGCGGCAGCAGAGCAATCTCGCTGCCGCGCGGGCGGTTCCCTTTATCGAAGAGGCCATCGGCGGGACGTTGAGTGATGAGGGATTCCGCCGGTACCTCGTGATCGAAGAAGCATTCGTACTTACAGCAGTCAAGGTGTTGGGACTGGTGGTTGCCGAATCGCCGACACTCGATGAGGCGTTCGATCATGTGACCTCGATGTCCAATCTGGTTGGCGAACAACGTGAGTACTTCGCTCAGTTGCGTTCCCGATTTCCGTTCACGGGGGACACCGAAGCTCTAGTTGAGGAGTCGTCCGTGCTCTCGAAGCATGCATTGACGCTCGCACGAGAAGAAGGCCGGGCTGCGGCGCTGGTGG of the Rhodococcus sp. OK302 genome contains:
- a CDS encoding glutamine amidotransferase; amino-acid sequence: MGKRVLIAGESWMTTSTHVKGVDEFSVHSYVEGVGPLRDALTSRGHNVTHMPAHLVPTQFPGTPEALSQFDVVVLSDIGANSLQLAPSVFDQFRAGEDRLVALRDWVSSGGALMMIGGYLSFSGFQARAAFRQTAIADVLPVTMLAEDDRVETPAGIVPTVVDPDHPTLGGAGATWPALLGYNRVVAKDGAVVPATINGDPLVAAGEYGAGRSIVFTSDCSPHWAPPEFCEQWAGYTDLFDGLISWVAGE
- a CDS encoding TenA family protein; this translates as MSRSSDLLARQQSNLAAARAVPFIEEAIGGTLSDEGFRRYLVIEEAFVLTAVKVLGLVVAESPTLDEAFDHVTSMSNLVGEQREYFAQLRSRFPFTGDTEALVEESSVLSKHALTLAREEGRAAALVGMYAAESLYLAWCREAAAVDVEREPAMQEWVLMHTAPPFVAQVAVLACEVDAMPESVTDEDLDRWFAGMLSAEIDFHDVAV